From a region of the Lactuca sativa cultivar Salinas chromosome 4, Lsat_Salinas_v11, whole genome shotgun sequence genome:
- the LOC111883558 gene encoding uncharacterized protein LOC111883558, with protein sequence MFISKISRLGAQAFKGLSKAPLRIPSRRSFFPKVQNDYLFSSSHKSFSTTPTGNSQGENEDNNQKISVTFFDKDGEEQEIKVPIGMSMLEAAHENDIELEGACEGSLACSTCHVIVMDVEQYNKLEDPTDEENDMLDLAFGLTETSRLGCQVIAKPELDGLRLALPAATRNFAVDGYKPKPH encoded by the exons ATGTTCATTTCTAAAATTTCCAGACTTGGAGCTCAGGCGTTCAAGGGATTATCAAAAG CCCCACTAAGAATTCCATCAAGAAGGTCGTTTTTCCCTAAAGTTCAGAATGACTATTTGTTTTCCTCG AGTCATAAATCATTCTCCACCACACCCACTGGCAATTCACAAGGTGAAAACGAAGACAACAACCAAAA AATCTCTGTGACATTCTTTGACAAAGATGGAGAAGAACAAGAAATCAAAGTCCCCATTGGAATGTCAATGTTAGAAGCTGCCCATGAGAATGACATAGAGCTTGAAG GAGCATGTGAAGGATCTCTTGCTTGTTCCACCTGTCATGTCATTGTGATG GATGTGGAACAGTACAACAAGCTAGAAGATCCTACAGACGAGGAGAATGATATGCTAGACCTTGCTTTTGGACTGACAGAaac GTCTCGACTTGGTTGTCAAGTAATTGCAAAACCTGAACTTGATGGGCTTCGGCTTGCTCTTCCTGCTGCTACAAGAAATTTTGCTGTTGATGGATATAAACCAAAAccacattaa